Proteins from a genomic interval of Halomonas alkaliantarctica:
- the purE gene encoding 5-(carboxyamino)imidazole ribonucleotide mutase — MSSNSAPKVGVIMGSKSDWPVMEHAVSMLERLGVAYETRVVSAHRTPDLLFDYAKSAADRGLQVIVAGAGGAAHLPGMVASQTPLPVLGVPVESKALKGLDSLLSIAQMPGGIAVGTLAIGKAGATNAGLLAAQIVGLQDTAVRSAVEAFRAEQTQKVLDNPDPRPEPEAE, encoded by the coding sequence ATGTCGTCGAACAGCGCACCCAAGGTGGGCGTGATCATGGGTTCCAAGTCTGATTGGCCGGTCATGGAGCACGCTGTTTCCATGCTGGAGCGTTTGGGCGTGGCGTATGAAACCCGCGTAGTGTCGGCGCACCGCACGCCTGACCTGCTGTTCGACTATGCCAAGAGTGCTGCCGATCGCGGCTTGCAGGTTATCGTGGCGGGCGCGGGCGGCGCTGCGCACTTGCCAGGCATGGTGGCTTCACAAACGCCACTGCCGGTGCTGGGTGTGCCGGTGGAGTCTAAAGCGCTAAAAGGTTTGGATTCGCTACTTTCCATTGCACAGATGCCGGGCGGCATCGCTGTGGGCACCCTGGCGATTGGCAAAGCCGGCGCGACCAACGCAGGTTTATTAGCGGCGCAGATCGTTGGCCTGCAAGATACGGCGGTCCGCAGCGCTGTCGAAGCGTTTCGCGCAGAGCAGACTCAAAAAGTCCTCGATAACCCGGACCCGCGCCCCGAGCCGGAAGCGGAATAA
- a CDS encoding XRE family transcriptional regulator has product MSTARATATAEQLDPPRSSPDLDVRELEKRTRLMRIITRLIAVSDLGSRDIARRAGLPVQKISDLLAGRLEHLGVDELHALRRTLELEAP; this is encoded by the coding sequence ATGAGCACGGCACGCGCAACTGCCACTGCGGAACAGCTTGATCCTCCGCGAAGCAGCCCTGACCTCGATGTCAGGGAACTTGAAAAACGTACGCGATTAATGCGTATTATCACCCGTCTGATCGCCGTATCAGACCTAGGAAGCCGAGATATTGCCCGCCGGGCAGGGCTTCCCGTTCAGAAAATCAGCGACCTGCTCGCCGGAAGGCTTGAGCACCTGGGAGTGGATGAACTCCACGCCCTGCGTCGCACCTTAGAGCTGGAGGCGCCATAG
- the chrA gene encoding chromate efflux transporter encodes MMEQSQARGRIGEVFWVFLALGLTSFGGPVAHLGYFRTAFVERRQWLSEKVYADLVALCQFLPGPASSQVGFALGLLRAGPWGAAMAWLAFTLPSAIILVLFAFGAAVLDGPIASGIIHGLKVVAVAIVAHAVWGMARNLCPDKTRTGIALAAVFTVVLVSGPLGQVAAIILGGLVGLVLCRNSAAAEASESLHFPVSRKAGMVALGLFGGLLILLPLLAGVAAWLDIADAFYRSGALVFGGGHVVLPLLEAEVVQSGWVMPDEFLAGYGAAQAVPGPLFTFAAYLGALLPGINGLVGALLALLAIFIPGFLLLVGVLPFWNQFRQWGSAQALMRGANAAVVGILGAALYQPVWTSAIIGAEEFALALTGFLLLTVWKLPAWVVVAVVAFGGIAIAP; translated from the coding sequence ATGATGGAGCAATCGCAGGCACGCGGGCGCATAGGTGAAGTGTTTTGGGTGTTTTTAGCGCTCGGCTTAACGTCCTTTGGTGGCCCGGTGGCGCACCTGGGGTATTTTCGCACGGCCTTTGTGGAGCGCCGTCAGTGGCTCTCTGAGAAGGTCTACGCAGATCTAGTGGCGCTGTGTCAGTTCTTGCCGGGGCCAGCCAGCAGCCAGGTGGGCTTTGCACTGGGCTTATTGCGTGCGGGGCCTTGGGGGGCAGCTATGGCGTGGCTGGCGTTTACGCTGCCCTCGGCGATCATCCTTGTGCTATTTGCGTTTGGCGCGGCGGTGCTGGATGGCCCCATTGCCAGTGGCATAATCCATGGCTTAAAAGTGGTGGCGGTGGCGATTGTGGCCCACGCGGTGTGGGGCATGGCGCGTAATCTTTGCCCGGATAAAACTCGCACGGGCATCGCACTTGCGGCGGTATTTACGGTGGTGCTGGTCAGCGGCCCGCTGGGCCAGGTCGCGGCGATTATCTTGGGGGGGTTGGTCGGGTTAGTGCTGTGTCGCAATAGCGCTGCTGCAGAAGCAAGTGAGTCGCTACATTTTCCAGTATCGCGCAAGGCTGGCATGGTGGCGCTGGGGCTGTTCGGTGGGCTGTTGATCCTGCTGCCGTTACTGGCGGGAGTCGCTGCTTGGCTGGATATCGCGGATGCGTTTTACCGTTCTGGCGCGTTAGTTTTTGGCGGCGGGCATGTGGTGCTGCCGCTGTTGGAAGCTGAAGTGGTGCAGTCGGGTTGGGTCATGCCGGATGAGTTTTTGGCCGGTTACGGTGCCGCCCAGGCAGTACCAGGGCCGCTATTTACCTTTGCCGCTTATTTAGGCGCGCTGTTGCCCGGTATCAATGGTTTAGTCGGCGCCTTGCTGGCGCTGCTGGCGATCTTTATCCCCGGCTTTTTGCTGTTAGTGGGTGTGCTGCCTTTCTGGAATCAATTTCGTCAGTGGGGCAGTGCCCAGGCACTGATGCGCGGTGCCAATGCGGCGGTGGTCGGCATTTTAGGCGCAGCGCTTTATCAGCCGGTGTGGACCAGCGCGATCATTGGCGCAGAAGAGTTTGCCCTGGCGCTCACCGGTTTCTTGCTATTAACCGTATGGAAGCTGCCCGCTTGGGTAGTGGTGGCTGTTGTCGCGTTTGGGGGAATTGCGATTGCGCCGTGA
- the ilvD gene encoding dihydroxy-acid dehydratase, whose amino-acid sequence MSDSSQNSRRHSSQVVDGPGKAASRAMLRAVGFTDADFQKPQVGIASTWSMVTPCNSHINELAEFARDGADAGGGKGVIFNTITISDGIANGTEGMKYSLVSREVIADSIETVAGCEGFDGLVAIGGCDKNMPGCMMGLARLNRPSVFVYGGTIMPGKGHTDIVSVFEAMGAHSRGDIDLIELKNIEETAIPGPGSCGGMYTANTMASAIEALGMSLPGSSAQNAISQEKRDDCKAAGEAVLALLADDIKPSDIMTREAFENAITVTIALGGSTNAVLHLIAMARTIGVELSLSDFTEIGKRVPVLADLRPSGHYMMSELVAIGGIQPLMKTLLDAGLLNGTCLTVTGKTLEENLAEIEPYPAEPPIIASLGNPIKTESHLRMLYGNLAPEGAVAKITGKEGTRFSGSARVFGSEEEAQARINDGTVVAGDVVVIRYEGPKGGPGMREMLTPTSAIMGRGLGNDVALITDGRFSGGSHGFVVGHVSPEAFDGGPLALVEDGDTITIDAEADTIDVDLSDEELMRRRAAWQQPEPRYTRGVLAKYARLVSSASTGAVTDQE is encoded by the coding sequence ATGTCAGATTCATCGCAAAACTCCCGCCGTCACTCTTCCCAAGTGGTCGATGGCCCTGGTAAAGCCGCCAGTCGTGCCATGCTGCGCGCCGTGGGTTTTACAGATGCCGATTTTCAAAAGCCCCAGGTGGGCATTGCCTCTACCTGGAGCATGGTAACGCCGTGCAATAGCCATATTAATGAGCTGGCCGAGTTTGCCCGCGATGGCGCCGATGCGGGCGGTGGTAAAGGTGTGATTTTCAATACCATTACGATTTCCGATGGTATTGCCAACGGCACCGAAGGCATGAAGTACTCGTTGGTATCGCGGGAAGTGATCGCTGATTCCATCGAAACCGTGGCGGGCTGCGAAGGCTTTGATGGCCTGGTGGCCATTGGCGGCTGTGATAAGAACATGCCGGGCTGCATGATGGGTCTGGCGCGCTTAAACCGCCCCAGCGTGTTTGTTTACGGCGGCACCATTATGCCCGGCAAGGGGCATACCGATATCGTTTCGGTCTTTGAAGCGATGGGCGCGCACTCCCGTGGTGATATCGACCTGATCGAGCTTAAAAACATCGAAGAAACGGCGATCCCCGGCCCCGGTTCCTGTGGCGGTATGTACACTGCCAATACCATGGCGTCGGCCATTGAAGCCCTGGGCATGAGCCTGCCGGGTAGCTCGGCGCAGAACGCTATCTCCCAGGAGAAGCGCGACGACTGTAAAGCCGCTGGCGAAGCAGTGCTGGCGCTACTGGCGGACGATATTAAGCCTTCCGATATCATGACCCGCGAGGCCTTTGAGAACGCCATCACGGTCACTATCGCTTTGGGCGGTTCTACCAATGCGGTACTGCACCTTATCGCCATGGCGCGCACCATCGGCGTTGAGCTGTCGTTGTCCGACTTCACTGAAATTGGAAAGCGCGTGCCGGTACTCGCTGACCTGCGCCCCAGCGGTCACTACATGATGAGCGAGCTGGTGGCGATTGGTGGTATTCAGCCGCTGATGAAAACCTTGCTGGACGCGGGCTTGCTCAACGGAACTTGCTTGACCGTTACCGGCAAAACGCTGGAAGAAAACCTGGCCGAGATCGAGCCTTATCCCGCCGAACCGCCGATCATTGCATCGCTGGGTAATCCGATTAAAACGGAAAGCCACCTGCGCATGCTTTACGGCAACCTGGCACCGGAAGGCGCGGTAGCGAAGATTACCGGCAAAGAGGGCACACGCTTCTCAGGTTCTGCGCGGGTATTTGGCTCGGAAGAAGAGGCCCAGGCACGCATTAACGATGGCACCGTAGTGGCGGGCGATGTGGTGGTGATTCGCTATGAAGGGCCGAAAGGTGGCCCCGGTATGCGCGAAATGCTCACACCGACCTCAGCGATTATGGGCCGCGGTTTAGGTAACGACGTGGCGCTGATTACCGATGGGCGTTTCTCGGGTGGCAGCCACGGTTTTGTGGTCGGCCATGTATCACCGGAAGCCTTTGACGGCGGCCCGCTGGCGCTGGTGGAAGATGGCGATACCATCACCATTGATGCTGAAGCGGACACCATCGACGTCGACCTCTCCGATGAAGAGTTGATGCGCCGCCGAGCTGCCTGGCAGCAGCCAGAACCCCGCTATACCCGCGGCGTGCTGGCTAAGTATGCGCGTTTGGTTAGCTCGGCCAGCACCGGCGCGGTGACCGACCAGGAGTAA
- a CDS encoding RES family NAD+ phosphorylase: MILLPELKTQAYRVHVPRWAFSPTSGAGAREYGGRLNRVGVDALYLSLEEQTALAEYKQLSALMPPGLIVSYTVSVTNIVDFRSGYHSKWDSLWQELSCDWRKYWFNQRIEPPSWLLGDMALEQGAKGILFPSLACGLGINLVLYTETLTESDTLEVYDPQGDLPRDGRSWQ; the protein is encoded by the coding sequence ATGATATTGCTGCCAGAGCTGAAAACTCAGGCATACCGGGTACATGTTCCACGCTGGGCGTTTTCTCCTACGAGTGGGGCCGGTGCGAGAGAGTATGGCGGGCGGCTGAACCGGGTTGGTGTAGATGCGTTATATCTTTCACTTGAGGAGCAAACAGCGTTAGCTGAGTACAAGCAGCTTTCTGCATTGATGCCGCCTGGGCTGATTGTCAGCTATACGGTCAGCGTAACTAATATTGTCGATTTTCGATCAGGCTATCACTCAAAATGGGACAGCCTGTGGCAAGAGCTCAGCTGTGACTGGCGTAAGTATTGGTTTAATCAACGTATTGAGCCGCCGAGCTGGCTATTAGGCGATATGGCGTTGGAGCAAGGTGCTAAGGGGATACTTTTTCCTTCGTTGGCATGCGGCTTAGGCATAAACCTTGTGCTCTATACCGAAACGCTAACAGAAAGCGATACATTAGAGGTCTATGATCCCCAGGGCGATTTGCCGCGTGATGGGCGCTCCTGGCAGTAA